The following coding sequences are from one Thermoplasmata archaeon window:
- a CDS encoding ATPase domain-containing protein, with the protein MTKKPKIIGTIETTKIVCPVCGRSVSDSASTCPNCGTALKGMAGKPSGPKTQRENAINTFVEMFGLPRMKAELLVENGFDTVDELRDALEDELVATGLSKEEAKTIKTRLSEKIKELEPKPPVEQKIPDTGGVTAPTKSDDALEKWLTGESETKVFGEAKKDAKPLITQVSDKENVKKVESLKKWLEGDETALGDWLEEEKASVAVAEKISAHGLDAVGVQLAEKEKLLTQKEEEIAKIKAELDSMKEIMAKYMDRVRSGAFDPMKLIEETAVMSKQLQEEVKKRKQMEEELEHVKKGTVAIIKYVKAQQAKAKDAELNALKKRLENELREKEAIASVLKTREEEIAKLKESLEKGIQSLPKDAQAYKKMEMRVAELESMIAAKDKEIETLNKTIAELREASATTMSNGASAEIRARMEEELIAKEKEFVEKESALQRRIIELEQENQNLRIERKLEQEALELRMKSVPEIEETLNKKIQELTAKEKELALKEAEIGRLREEIRFKEEEMRKLKDTLAFKEEEYNRREEDIRYREEKLQEELKKLASMRAEIQDTKSLEAKRRLEDLEAEIAKKEEELRARERYLQAKSEELRLKERGLVAEEIEMKEAEREQEIKQEKVKTGVTRLDDLLYGGFPFGSNILINGPPHVGKEVLMNLFMAEGLKKGVPCIFVITDKSIPTLVEELRYIVPSFEEYEKIGLVKYVDAYSKSMGEETNNPNAIYIDEPTDTKGIAEAVDSIAKEFKKKHKYYRLTFESISTIIAYLDTASVFKFLQPFCGKRKRDRAVALYTIETGMHSESDIQMLGHMMDGSIEFKLEQLKTYLSVKGVCDVQSRAWIQYNFSKNKISIGSFSLDHIR; encoded by the coding sequence ATGACTAAGAAACCGAAAATCATCGGAACAATTGAAACCACAAAAATAGTATGTCCAGTTTGTGGGAGAAGTGTTAGCGATAGCGCTAGCACCTGCCCGAATTGTGGCACCGCCCTCAAGGGTATGGCAGGTAAACCCTCTGGACCCAAGACGCAGAGGGAGAATGCAATAAACACTTTTGTTGAGATGTTCGGGCTTCCCAGAATGAAAGCAGAGTTGCTTGTAGAGAATGGCTTTGATACCGTTGACGAACTGAGGGATGCCCTTGAAGACGAGCTTGTAGCTACTGGACTGTCAAAAGAGGAAGCTAAAACCATAAAGACCAGATTATCTGAAAAAATAAAAGAGCTAGAACCCAAGCCACCTGTAGAACAAAAAATTCCAGATACTGGAGGAGTTACTGCACCCACAAAAAGTGATGATGCCCTCGAGAAATGGCTCACAGGTGAAAGTGAAACAAAAGTTTTTGGAGAGGCAAAAAAAGATGCTAAACCTCTAATCACACAAGTTTCAGACAAGGAGAATGTGAAAAAAGTAGAAAGTTTGAAAAAATGGCTTGAGGGCGATGAGACCGCACTGGGTGATTGGCTAGAGGAAGAGAAGGCATCTGTTGCAGTCGCGGAAAAAATTTCCGCACATGGTCTTGATGCTGTAGGAGTGCAACTTGCTGAAAAGGAGAAACTGCTGACGCAGAAGGAAGAAGAAATTGCAAAAATTAAAGCAGAGCTGGACTCAATGAAGGAAATCATGGCGAAATACATGGATAGAGTGAGAAGTGGTGCATTTGACCCAATGAAACTCATTGAGGAAACAGCAGTGATGAGCAAACAACTCCAGGAAGAGGTAAAGAAACGAAAACAAATGGAGGAAGAACTGGAGCATGTGAAAAAAGGTACGGTCGCGATAATAAAGTATGTGAAGGCGCAGCAGGCGAAGGCAAAGGATGCAGAACTGAATGCCCTTAAAAAACGACTTGAAAATGAGTTGAGAGAAAAGGAAGCAATTGCTTCTGTGCTTAAGACCAGAGAGGAGGAGATTGCCAAACTGAAGGAATCCCTAGAAAAGGGAATTCAATCACTCCCGAAAGATGCTCAGGCCTATAAAAAGATGGAAATGAGAGTGGCGGAACTGGAAAGCATGATTGCCGCTAAAGATAAGGAGATAGAGACCCTTAACAAGACGATTGCTGAGCTAAGAGAGGCCTCAGCCACTACCATGTCTAACGGTGCTTCTGCAGAAATTCGTGCTAGAATGGAAGAGGAACTCATAGCCAAAGAAAAGGAATTTGTAGAAAAGGAAAGTGCACTGCAGAGAAGAATTATTGAGCTTGAACAGGAGAATCAGAACCTGCGGATTGAAAGAAAACTGGAGCAGGAAGCACTTGAACTCAGAATGAAGTCGGTGCCAGAAATCGAGGAAACTCTCAACAAGAAAATTCAGGAATTAACTGCAAAGGAAAAAGAACTGGCTCTGAAAGAGGCTGAGATAGGGCGGCTACGTGAGGAAATTAGGTTCAAGGAAGAGGAGATGCGGAAATTAAAAGATACACTGGCTTTCAAGGAAGAGGAGTATAATAGAAGAGAGGAAGACATAAGATACAGAGAAGAAAAGCTCCAAGAAGAACTAAAGAAACTTGCGTCAATGCGGGCAGAGATACAGGACACTAAATCATTGGAAGCAAAGCGTCGACTTGAGGACTTGGAAGCAGAGATTGCAAAGAAAGAAGAGGAACTCAGGGCAAGGGAAAGGTATCTACAGGCGAAGTCAGAGGAACTGCGGCTTAAAGAGAGAGGCCTAGTGGCTGAAGAAATTGAGATGAAAGAAGCGGAGAGAGAGCAGGAGATAAAGCAGGAAAAGGTGAAGACAGGAGTGACAAGATTGGATGATTTGCTTTACGGCGGCTTCCCGTTTGGCTCAAATATCCTCATAAATGGACCTCCACATGTTGGCAAGGAAGTGCTTATGAACCTATTCATGGCGGAAGGGTTAAAGAAGGGTGTGCCATGTATCTTCGTGATTACAGATAAATCAATTCCAACTCTCGTGGAGGAATTGAGATACATTGTCCCAAGTTTTGAAGAGTATGAGAAAATCGGCCTTGTGAAATATGTAGACGCGTACTCGAAAAGCATGGGTGAGGAGACAAACAACCCAAATGCCATATACATTGATGAACCAACGGATACGAAGGGAATCGCGGAGGCAGTGGATAGCATAGCCAAGGAATTCAAGAAAAAACACAAGTATTACCGTCTCACATTTGAGTCAATTTCCACAATAATTGCCTATCTAGATACTGCATCCGTGTTCAAATTCCTGCAACCCTTCTGTGGTAAGCGAAAGAGGGATAGAGCAGTCGCGCTCTACACCATAGAAACGGGAATGCACAGCGAATCTGATATTCAAATGCTAGGACACATGATGGATGGGTCAATCGAGTTCAAGCTTGAACAATTGAAGACATATCTCAGTGTCAAGGGAGTTTGTGATGTGCAATCAAGGGCATGGATTCAGTATAACTTCTCAAAGAACAAGATAAGCATTGGTTCCTTCTCACTGGACCACATAAGATAA